In a single window of the Streptomyces cinnabarinus genome:
- a CDS encoding alpha/beta fold hydrolase, whose product MTTFVLVHGAWHGPWAWDRIVPLLHAAGARTLTPDLNIGGDHGLHDHAKTVVAALDTVPEDDELVLVGHSYSGLVVREAADARPDAVGHLVLVDGWAGPDGSSIVGLAPAALGDAMRAAAETRGDGWLVPAAPPTAYGIDDPDTAAWLAERLLPQPLRTFTEPTRLSGAVDRIPGTAVFCRPQTYPFEQFGEALGYRTRGLDGPHDIMLTDPEAVARVLLEREI is encoded by the coding sequence ATGACCACGTTCGTTCTCGTCCACGGTGCCTGGCACGGCCCTTGGGCCTGGGACCGGATCGTCCCGCTCCTACACGCCGCCGGGGCCCGCACACTCACCCCGGACCTCAACATCGGCGGGGACCACGGCCTCCACGACCACGCCAAGACGGTCGTCGCCGCCCTGGACACCGTTCCGGAGGACGACGAACTCGTGCTGGTCGGGCACAGTTACTCCGGCCTGGTCGTACGGGAGGCCGCCGACGCGCGGCCCGATGCCGTCGGCCACCTCGTCCTGGTGGACGGCTGGGCCGGGCCCGACGGCTCCAGCATCGTCGGCCTTGCCCCCGCCGCCCTCGGCGACGCGATGCGTGCGGCCGCCGAGACGCGCGGGGACGGTTGGCTCGTCCCGGCCGCACCCCCGACGGCGTACGGCATCGACGACCCCGACACCGCGGCCTGGCTCGCCGAGCGCCTGCTCCCCCAGCCCCTGCGCACGTTCACCGAACCCACCCGCCTGAGCGGAGCCGTCGACCGGATTCCCGGAACGGCCGTGTTCTGCAGGCCGCAGACCTACCCGTTCGAGCAGTTCGGCGAGGCCCTCGGGTACCGGACGCGGGGGCTGGACGGCCCGCACGACATCATGCTGACGGATCCGGAGGCGGTGGCCCGGGTGCTCCTGGAGCGCGAAATCTAG
- a CDS encoding winged helix-turn-helix transcriptional regulator translates to MEQRTYKTYNQYCATARTLDLVGERWTLLLIRELLTGPKRFGDLQASLRGLGTGLLTARLKHLEREGLAHKITLPPPARTPAYALTEAGEELGPAVLALARWGLKWAMGERRETETFHPGWAVLGLRACFDAEAAAGLRAVYEFRIDDEFFHARIDDGTIETLHGPAQRPDATITISQETFLRVTGQELTLAEAIRSGEASASGDSEALSGLRGLFRLPPPQARKPEGTAT, encoded by the coding sequence GTGGAGCAGCGGACGTACAAGACGTACAACCAGTACTGCGCGACGGCGCGCACCCTCGACCTGGTCGGCGAGCGCTGGACGCTGCTGCTGATCCGTGAACTGCTCACCGGGCCCAAGCGGTTCGGCGACCTCCAGGCGAGCCTGCGCGGCCTGGGCACCGGACTGCTGACCGCCCGCCTCAAACATCTGGAACGCGAGGGGCTGGCCCACAAGATCACCCTCCCGCCGCCCGCCCGGACCCCCGCCTACGCCCTCACCGAGGCCGGTGAGGAACTCGGACCGGCGGTGCTGGCGCTGGCCCGGTGGGGCCTGAAGTGGGCGATGGGCGAGCGGCGCGAGACCGAGACGTTCCATCCCGGCTGGGCCGTGCTCGGCCTGCGGGCCTGCTTCGACGCCGAGGCCGCCGCCGGACTCCGAGCGGTGTACGAGTTCCGTATCGACGACGAGTTCTTCCACGCCCGGATCGACGACGGCACGATCGAGACGCTGCACGGACCGGCGCAGCGCCCCGACGCGACGATCACGATCAGCCAGGAGACGTTCCTCCGCGTGACGGGCCAGGAACTCACGCTCGCCGAGGCGATCAGGAGCGGTGAAGCGTCGGCGTCGGGCGACAGCGAGGCGCTGAGCGGTCTGCGGGGCCTGTTCCGCCTCCCGCCCCCGCAGGCCCGGAAGCCGGAAGGCACCGCTACGTAA
- a CDS encoding ADP-ribosylglycohydrolase family protein: MGATAGAVWGRSEQQDFRSRVRGTMLGAAVGDALGAPVDGMGLAEIREAYGAEGLTDFGLGYGRRGAVTHLTQLTLFSVDGLIRAQVRRDTGAWHPPTDLHRAYLRWAATQRDWGPDERRKEDGWLAREEWLYARRDPAKSLIVGFADEMMGTPDAPKNPGEAGPEAAARSGPFGLLVGWEPQLVAQLAIECAAQTHGHPVGYLSAGAYAVIVHALACGDHLDGAVQRALALLAARPGHEPVSQALQYALGAVRQGMPAPGRVEELMGAATADGVLAAAVYCALVGEDVRHGLCLAVNHDGPSGATAALTGGLLGALHGETALPPAWLAELEGRPTILELADDFAMEMTQGPALHGPAGSAPGWLARYPR, from the coding sequence GTGGGTGCGACAGCTGGCGCCGTCTGGGGCCGCTCCGAGCAGCAGGACTTCCGTAGCCGGGTGCGCGGGACGATGCTCGGTGCTGCCGTCGGCGACGCGCTGGGCGCGCCCGTGGACGGGATGGGCCTCGCGGAGATCCGGGAGGCGTACGGTGCCGAGGGCCTGACCGACTTCGGGCTCGGGTACGGCCGACGCGGTGCGGTGACCCATCTCACCCAGCTCACCCTGTTCTCCGTGGACGGCTTGATACGGGCGCAGGTCCGAAGGGACACCGGCGCCTGGCATCCGCCGACGGATCTGCACCGGGCGTATCTCCGGTGGGCGGCGACCCAGCGGGACTGGGGTCCCGACGAGCGGCGCAAGGAAGACGGCTGGCTGGCCCGCGAGGAGTGGCTGTACGCCCGGCGGGATCCCGCGAAGTCCCTGATCGTCGGGTTCGCCGACGAGATGATGGGCACGCCGGACGCGCCCAAGAATCCAGGGGAGGCGGGGCCGGAGGCGGCGGCGCGGTCGGGGCCCTTCGGGCTGCTGGTCGGCTGGGAGCCTCAGCTGGTGGCCCAGTTGGCGATCGAGTGCGCGGCCCAGACCCACGGTCACCCGGTGGGATACCTGTCGGCGGGGGCGTACGCGGTGATCGTGCACGCGCTGGCCTGCGGCGACCATCTGGACGGTGCCGTACAGCGCGCGCTGGCGCTGCTGGCCGCCCGGCCGGGCCATGAACCGGTCTCCCAGGCCCTCCAGTACGCGCTCGGCGCGGTGCGCCAGGGCATGCCCGCCCCGGGGCGGGTGGAGGAACTGATGGGTGCGGCCACGGCGGACGGCGTGCTGGCGGCGGCCGTGTACTGCGCCCTGGTGGGTGAGGACGTACGCCACGGTCTGTGTCTGGCGGTCAACCACGACGGTCCGTCGGGTGCCACGGCGGCGCTGACCGGCGGTCTTCTGGGGGCCCTGCACGGTGAGACGGCCCTGCCGCCGGCCTGGCTGGCCGAGCTGGAAGGCCGTCCCACGATCCTGGAACTCGCGGACGATTTCGCGATGGAGATGACGCAGGGCCCGGCCCTGCACGGCCCGGCGGGCTCGGCCCCGGGCTGGCTCGCGCGATACCCGCGCTGA
- a CDS encoding helix-turn-helix domain-containing protein, translated as MEDEEAEAVLRTVGRQIKLWREATGLKQTELGDAIGYGADMVSAVERGKRIPRPDFLDKADDRLGAGGKISAMKGDVEQARYPKNVRDLAKLEDESVEMGAYSAFHVHGLLQTPEYAQALYETRRPSYTEEEIDRLVAARIARKVVFERVPRASLTFVQEEATLRRPVGGKMVLRQQLEHLLEVGQLRHVEIQVMPTSRADHAYVSGSFRVLKLRGGKTLGYLAAELRGQVISDPREAQVVEMRYGMIRAQALSPRESLAFIEKLLGEET; from the coding sequence GTGGAGGACGAGGAAGCAGAGGCCGTACTCAGGACGGTGGGGCGCCAGATCAAGCTGTGGCGGGAAGCGACCGGGCTGAAGCAGACCGAACTCGGGGACGCGATCGGATACGGCGCGGACATGGTCTCGGCGGTGGAGCGCGGGAAGCGGATCCCGAGGCCGGACTTCTTGGACAAGGCGGACGACAGGCTCGGGGCGGGCGGGAAGATCTCGGCGATGAAGGGGGATGTGGAGCAGGCGCGGTATCCGAAGAACGTTCGGGATCTGGCGAAGTTGGAGGACGAGTCCGTGGAGATGGGTGCCTATAGCGCCTTTCACGTCCACGGTCTGCTCCAGACTCCGGAGTACGCGCAGGCGTTGTACGAGACGCGGCGCCCCTCGTACACGGAGGAGGAGATCGACCGTCTCGTCGCCGCGCGTATCGCGCGCAAGGTCGTGTTCGAGCGAGTGCCGCGGGCGTCTCTCACTTTCGTCCAGGAAGAGGCCACGCTGCGGAGGCCGGTCGGCGGCAAGATGGTGTTACGGCAACAGCTCGAACACCTATTGGAGGTCGGCCAGTTGCGGCACGTGGAGATCCAGGTGATGCCCACAAGCCGAGCGGACCACGCGTACGTGTCCGGCTCGTTCCGCGTGCTGAAACTTCGGGGCGGCAAGACGCTCGGGTACTTGGCGGCAGAGCTGCGCGGCCAAGTGATCAGTGATCCCCGCGAAGCCCAAGTGGTGGAGATGCGCTATGGAATGATCCGAGCGCAGGCCCTCTCGCCCCGGGAGTCCCTGGCCTTCATCGAGAAGCTTCTGGGAGAAGAGACATGA
- a CDS encoding DUF397 domain-containing protein → MTATALTWFKSSYSGADEPDCVEVAVSPATPTIHIRDSKNRDGAQLTVGDDAWSAFLNTYSYSA, encoded by the coding sequence ATGACCGCCACCGCACTGACGTGGTTCAAGAGCAGCTACAGCGGCGCCGACGAGCCCGACTGCGTCGAGGTCGCCGTATCCCCCGCCACCCCCACCATCCACATACGCGACTCCAAGAACCGCGACGGCGCTCAGCTCACCGTCGGCGACGACGCCTGGTCGGCGTTCCTCAACACCTACTCCTACTCCGCGTAA
- a CDS encoding ATP-binding protein → MAELPEWEADDRFVGRESERTLFLRNLGLPPGDPDHRSRFHVRGDSGVGKTFLVEELKRLARERGALTAYVDEDAGSVPDALEMICRQFAAQGRRLKPLERRLAVYREGRREAEAALRAQEPGPEPASAGSRAAVELGMGALETTVPGSALLTRALPADLIAQGADRLRAGLSTRFRNADDIDLVLHPEAALTPVLLRELHAASSAVPRIVLFFDTYERTGPFLDPWLHGLFRKRDEHGGPPDRVVVVTAGQLPLPTGRWSGVVELPLAPFTEVEARRLLAGRGVVAEPVVAEVLRVTGGLPVLVSTLAEKRPDGPEQIEDPSADAVDRFLRAEPEVRHDVARLCALPRWLDGDVFRILVDLPDGELGAQYRWLRTLPFVGERGGRMRYHDVVREPMLRQERLHYPRRWRERHRRLAAAFGEWREDVGEGREGEDLWADEEWRALRLEETYHLLCARPTADLAAALRLFVEACREDEVEGRRWARMLQDAGTATDHTQSTDWGRELGEALDDEGGLARGLDLLLTRPGLDPRGRAAAHALRGREWRHEREYGRALEEYDRAIELDPDAALAHYGRGLTLQLMDDFPPALTALDRADALSPDTGWIISERAETYRLAGRYEEALADFDRALVLDPTDAGSLTGRAVCRHVLGRYDEALADFNRSFAIDDDLWTLIRRARLRFSRGESEQAYADFDLAVARAPDVAWVASERGDNYRLAGRYEDAVTELGRAISLDPDHASALASRGAALGELGRGEEAQTDLDRAIALRPGYAWALVMRSRAKYLNGDEPGMFADLEAAVAAAPDALWIRRELGSEYLDAGRHEEAVAALRHCLDQDPEDAASWAILGAVHRARDDSAEALRHLDRALALSPDYGWAYAQRARVGLATGRTDQALADLDRCVSLDRDPDWARHSAVELLMLCRRWDEAEARLTDGMDDLAPPLHRHAGRWTEARRVAERLRAGDEPIEGTFEVAMTVSGSEGMPAAAPLWRELVCLLREDTGPFERAQGHCVTGCALSDPATAEQGLAEALALDLDWLSLAGLAFILTELKESQGADVSLITACLEPLVEARDAVRARYAE, encoded by the coding sequence ATGGCAGAGCTGCCTGAGTGGGAGGCGGATGACCGGTTCGTCGGCCGGGAGTCCGAACGGACCCTGTTCCTGCGGAACTTGGGTCTTCCGCCGGGAGATCCGGACCACCGCTCGCGGTTCCATGTGCGCGGTGACTCCGGCGTCGGAAAGACCTTCCTGGTCGAGGAGTTGAAGCGGCTCGCGCGAGAACGCGGGGCGCTCACGGCGTATGTCGACGAGGACGCCGGGAGCGTGCCGGACGCGCTGGAGATGATCTGCCGTCAGTTCGCCGCGCAGGGCCGGAGATTGAAGCCGCTGGAACGGCGGCTGGCCGTGTACCGCGAGGGGCGGCGGGAGGCGGAGGCGGCCCTGCGCGCCCAGGAGCCGGGGCCGGAGCCCGCGTCCGCGGGGAGCAGAGCCGCCGTCGAACTGGGCATGGGCGCCCTGGAGACCACCGTGCCGGGAAGCGCTCTGCTCACCCGGGCGCTGCCCGCCGATCTGATCGCCCAGGGCGCGGACCGGCTGCGGGCCGGTCTCAGCACCCGCTTCCGCAACGCCGACGACATCGACCTCGTCCTGCACCCGGAGGCCGCGCTCACCCCGGTCCTGCTCCGTGAACTGCACGCCGCGTCCTCCGCCGTACCGCGCATCGTCCTGTTCTTCGACACGTACGAACGGACCGGGCCGTTCCTGGACCCATGGCTGCACGGCCTGTTCAGGAAGCGGGACGAGCACGGTGGACCGCCGGACCGGGTCGTCGTGGTCACCGCCGGCCAACTGCCCCTGCCGACGGGCCGCTGGAGCGGTGTCGTGGAGCTGCCGCTCGCCCCGTTCACCGAGGTCGAGGCACGTCGGCTCCTCGCCGGGAGAGGGGTGGTGGCCGAGCCGGTGGTCGCCGAGGTGCTGCGCGTGACCGGCGGGCTGCCCGTCCTCGTGTCGACCCTCGCCGAGAAGCGGCCCGACGGCCCGGAGCAGATCGAGGACCCCAGCGCCGACGCCGTGGACCGGTTCCTGCGCGCCGAGCCCGAGGTCCGCCATGACGTTGCCCGGCTCTGCGCACTGCCCCGCTGGCTGGACGGCGACGTCTTCCGGATCCTGGTCGATCTCCCGGACGGTGAACTCGGCGCCCAGTACCGGTGGTTGCGGACACTGCCCTTCGTGGGGGAGCGTGGCGGGCGGATGCGGTACCACGACGTCGTACGGGAGCCGATGCTGCGGCAGGAGCGGCTGCACTATCCGCGCCGGTGGCGGGAACGGCACCGGCGGCTGGCGGCGGCGTTCGGCGAGTGGCGGGAGGACGTGGGGGAGGGCCGGGAGGGGGAGGACCTCTGGGCGGACGAGGAGTGGCGGGCCCTGCGTCTGGAGGAGACTTACCACCTGCTCTGCGCCCGGCCGACGGCCGACCTCGCCGCCGCGCTGAGGCTGTTCGTCGAGGCCTGCCGCGAGGACGAGGTCGAAGGCCGCCGCTGGGCCCGCATGCTCCAGGACGCGGGCACCGCCACGGACCACACCCAGTCGACCGACTGGGGCCGGGAGTTGGGCGAGGCGCTCGACGACGAGGGCGGCCTGGCCCGCGGCCTGGACCTGCTCCTGACCCGCCCGGGCCTGGACCCGCGCGGCCGGGCCGCGGCGCACGCGCTGCGCGGCCGGGAGTGGCGCCATGAGCGGGAGTACGGGCGGGCGCTGGAGGAGTACGACCGGGCGATCGAACTGGACCCGGACGCGGCCCTCGCCCACTACGGCCGGGGCCTCACCCTCCAGCTCATGGACGACTTCCCGCCCGCCCTGACCGCCCTCGACCGCGCCGACGCACTGTCGCCCGACACCGGCTGGATCATCTCCGAGCGCGCCGAGACCTACCGCCTGGCGGGCCGCTACGAGGAGGCCCTCGCCGACTTCGACCGTGCTCTCGTCCTCGATCCGACCGATGCGGGCTCCCTGACCGGGCGGGCCGTGTGCCGGCATGTGCTCGGGCGGTACGACGAGGCGCTCGCCGACTTCAACCGCTCCTTCGCCATCGACGACGACCTGTGGACGCTGATCCGCCGTGCCCGACTGCGCTTCAGCCGAGGCGAGTCGGAGCAGGCGTACGCCGACTTCGACCTCGCGGTCGCCCGCGCCCCCGACGTGGCCTGGGTCGCCTCGGAGCGGGGCGACAACTACCGTCTGGCGGGCCGCTACGAGGACGCGGTCACCGAGTTGGGCCGGGCGATCTCCCTGGACCCGGACCATGCCTCGGCCCTGGCGAGCCGGGGCGCGGCGCTGGGCGAACTCGGCCGGGGCGAGGAGGCGCAGACGGACCTGGACCGCGCGATCGCGCTGCGGCCCGGATACGCCTGGGCGCTGGTGATGCGGTCCCGGGCGAAGTACCTGAACGGCGACGAGCCAGGCATGTTCGCCGACCTGGAGGCGGCCGTGGCGGCGGCCCCGGACGCGCTGTGGATCCGCCGCGAACTCGGCTCGGAGTACTTGGACGCAGGCCGTCACGAGGAGGCGGTCGCCGCCCTGCGGCACTGCTTGGACCAGGACCCCGAGGACGCCGCCTCCTGGGCGATCCTGGGCGCGGTCCACCGTGCCCGTGACGACAGCGCCGAGGCGCTCCGGCACCTGGACCGGGCCCTCGCCCTGTCCCCCGACTACGGCTGGGCCTACGCCCAGCGCGCCCGGGTGGGCCTCGCCACGGGCCGCACGGACCAGGCGCTCGCGGACCTCGACCGCTGCGTGTCCCTGGACCGGGATCCGGACTGGGCCCGCCACAGCGCCGTCGAGCTGCTGATGCTCTGCCGACGCTGGGACGAGGCCGAAGCCCGCCTCACCGACGGCATGGACGACCTGGCGCCCCCGCTGCACCGCCACGCGGGCCGCTGGACCGAGGCCCGCCGCGTCGCCGAACGACTCCGCGCGGGCGACGAACCGATCGAGGGCACCTTTGAGGTGGCGATGACCGTGAGTGGATCGGAAGGCATGCCCGCGGCGGCTCCCCTGTGGCGGGAACTGGTCTGCCTGCTGCGGGAGGACACGGGACCCTTTGAACGCGCCCAGGGCCACTGCGTCACCGGCTGCGCCCTCTCCGACCCGGCCACCGCCGAACAGGGCCTCGCGGAGGCACTGGCCCTGGACCTCGACTGGCTCTCCCTGGCCGGCCTGGCGTTCATCCTCACGGAACTGAAGGAGAGCCAGGGCGCGGACGTCTCCTTGATCACCGCCTGCCTGGAACCCCTCGTCGAGGCCAGGGACGCGGTGCGGGCGCGTTACGCGGAGTAG
- a CDS encoding DUF2165 domain-containing protein, giving the protein MASTPPRNALRLTATLLTASVALYMALVAFGNITDFGTNQQFVRHVLAMDTTFKDDDLMWRAVTSKGLQDAAYIAIILWETLAALVLIYGTWLWFRHGDRAARSWSTYGLLMVMLLFGAGFIAIGGEWFAMWQSGDWNGLDAATRVFVFSGIVLLVNQLPGTSESQGLS; this is encoded by the coding sequence ATGGCATCCACACCCCCACGCAACGCCCTCCGTCTCACCGCCACCCTGCTCACCGCGAGCGTCGCCCTCTACATGGCCCTCGTCGCCTTCGGGAACATCACGGACTTCGGGACGAACCAGCAGTTCGTGCGGCATGTCCTGGCGATGGACACCACGTTCAAGGACGACGACCTGATGTGGAGAGCCGTCACCAGCAAGGGACTTCAGGACGCGGCGTACATCGCCATCATCCTCTGGGAGACCCTCGCCGCGCTCGTCCTGATATACGGCACCTGGCTCTGGTTCCGGCACGGCGACCGGGCCGCCCGGAGCTGGTCCACCTACGGGCTGCTCATGGTCATGCTGCTGTTCGGCGCCGGGTTCATCGCGATCGGCGGTGAGTGGTTCGCCATGTGGCAGTCCGGGGACTGGAACGGACTGGACGCGGCGACCCGCGTCTTCGTGTTCAGCGGCATCGTGCTGCTGGTCAACCAGCTCCCGGGTACGTCCGAGTCCCAGGGCCTGTCCTAA
- a CDS encoding bifunctional FO biosynthesis protein CofGH translates to MTTPATSGSGPTENSMRRALKRARDGVALDVTEAAVLLQARGAALDDLTASAARVRDAGLEAAGRPGVITYSKSVFVPLTRLCRDKCHYCTFVTVPGKLRRAGHGMFMSPDEVLDIARKGAALGCKEALITLGDKPEDRWPEAREWLDAHGYDDTIAYVRAISIRILEETGLLPHLNPGVMSWTDFQRLKPVAPSMGMMLETTATRLWSEPGGPHHGSPDKEPAVRLRVLEDAGRSSVPFTSGILIGIGETYEERAESLFALRKISRAYHGIQELIIQNFRAKPDTAMRGMPDAELDELVATVAVARHLMGPSACLQAPPNLVDSEYERLIGAGIDDWGGVSPLTIDHVNPERPWPQIEELAERSRTAGFELRERLCVYPEFVRRGEPWLDPRLRPHVAALADPETGLARPDAVVEGHPWQEPEEAFEASGRTDLHATIDTEGRTSDRRDDFDEVYGDWGALREAAAPGMAPERIDTDVRAALATAADDPTKLTDAEALALLHADGPALDALTRIADDVRRAAVGDDVTYIVTRNINFTNVCYTGCRFCAFAQRRTDADAYTLSLEQVADRAQQAWDVGAVEVCMQGGIHPDLPGTAYFDIARAVKARVPGMHVHAFSPMEVVNGATRTGMPIREWLTAAKEAGLDSIPGTAAEILDDEVRWILTKGKLPTATWIEVITTAHELGIRSSSTMMYGHVDQPRHWLGHFRTLARIQQQTGGFTEFVTLPFIHTNAPVYLAGIARPGPTIRDNRAVTAMARLLLHPHIPNIQTSWVKLGAEGAAEMLRSGANDLGGTLMEETISRMAGSSYGSYKSVKDLIAVAEAAGRPARPRTTLYGEVPEERQRAATASDGHLPELLPVLD, encoded by the coding sequence ATGACGACTCCCGCGACCTCTGGATCCGGCCCCACCGAGAACTCCATGCGTCGCGCCCTGAAACGAGCAAGGGACGGCGTCGCCCTCGACGTCACCGAGGCGGCCGTGCTGCTCCAGGCCCGCGGCGCGGCCCTCGACGACCTCACCGCGTCCGCCGCGCGGGTCCGGGACGCGGGGCTCGAAGCCGCGGGCCGCCCGGGGGTCATCACCTACTCGAAGAGCGTCTTCGTCCCGCTCACCCGGCTGTGCCGGGACAAGTGCCACTACTGCACTTTCGTCACGGTCCCCGGCAAGCTGCGCCGCGCAGGGCACGGGATGTTCATGTCCCCGGACGAGGTCCTCGACATCGCCCGCAAGGGCGCCGCCCTCGGCTGCAAGGAAGCCCTCATCACCCTCGGCGACAAGCCCGAGGACCGCTGGCCCGAGGCCCGCGAGTGGCTGGACGCGCACGGCTACGACGACACCATCGCCTACGTCCGCGCGATCTCCATCCGGATCCTGGAGGAGACGGGACTGCTCCCGCACCTCAACCCGGGCGTCATGAGCTGGACCGACTTCCAGCGGCTCAAGCCCGTCGCGCCGTCCATGGGCATGATGCTGGAGACCACCGCCACCCGCCTGTGGTCGGAGCCCGGCGGCCCCCACCACGGCTCCCCGGACAAGGAACCCGCCGTCCGCCTGCGCGTCCTGGAGGACGCCGGCCGTTCCTCCGTGCCCTTCACCTCGGGGATCCTGATCGGCATCGGCGAGACGTACGAGGAGCGCGCCGAGTCCCTCTTCGCCCTCCGCAAGATCTCCCGCGCCTACCACGGCATCCAGGAACTGATCATCCAGAACTTCCGCGCCAAGCCGGACACGGCGATGCGCGGCATGCCGGACGCCGAACTCGACGAACTCGTCGCCACGGTGGCCGTCGCCCGGCACCTCATGGGACCGTCGGCCTGCCTTCAGGCCCCGCCGAACCTCGTGGACTCCGAGTACGAGCGGCTCATCGGCGCCGGGATCGACGACTGGGGCGGGGTCTCCCCGCTGACGATCGACCATGTGAACCCCGAGCGCCCCTGGCCGCAGATCGAGGAGCTGGCCGAGCGTTCCCGCACCGCAGGGTTCGAGCTGCGTGAACGGCTGTGCGTGTACCCGGAGTTCGTGCGCCGTGGCGAGCCCTGGCTGGACCCTCGGCTGCGCCCGCACGTGGCGGCGCTGGCGGACCCGGAGACGGGCCTCGCACGGCCCGACGCGGTCGTTGAGGGGCACCCGTGGCAGGAGCCCGAGGAGGCCTTCGAGGCGAGCGGCCGTACGGATCTGCACGCCACGATCGACACCGAGGGCCGGACGTCCGACCGCCGCGACGACTTCGATGAGGTGTACGGCGACTGGGGGGCCCTGCGCGAGGCCGCGGCACCCGGCATGGCGCCCGAGCGCATCGACACCGACGTCCGGGCGGCCCTGGCGACCGCGGCCGACGACCCGACGAAGCTGACCGACGCCGAGGCCCTCGCCCTGTTGCACGCCGACGGACCGGCACTGGACGCGCTGACCCGGATCGCCGACGACGTCCGCAGGGCGGCGGTCGGCGACGATGTGACGTACATCGTCACGCGGAACATCAACTTCACCAACGTCTGCTACACCGGCTGCCGCTTCTGCGCGTTCGCCCAGCGCCGCACGGACGCGGACGCCTACACGCTCTCCCTGGAGCAGGTCGCCGACCGGGCCCAGCAGGCGTGGGACGTGGGCGCGGTGGAGGTCTGCATGCAGGGCGGGATCCATCCGGACCTGCCGGGGACGGCGTACTTCGACATCGCGCGGGCGGTGAAGGCCCGGGTCCCCGGGATGCATGTGCACGCCTTCTCGCCGATGGAGGTCGTCAACGGCGCGACCCGCACCGGCATGCCGATCCGTGAATGGCTGACCGCGGCGAAGGAGGCGGGCCTGGACTCGATCCCCGGCACCGCCGCCGAGATCCTCGACGACGAGGTCCGCTGGATCCTGACCAAGGGCAAGCTGCCCACGGCGACCTGGATCGAGGTCATCACGACCGCGCACGAACTGGGCATCCGCTCCTCCTCGACGATGATGTACGGCCATGTCGACCAGCCGCGCCACTGGCTCGGCCACTTCCGCACGCTGGCCCGTATCCAGCAACAGACCGGCGGCTTCACGGAGTTCGTGACCCTGCCCTTCATCCACACCAACGCGCCGGTGTACCTGGCGGGCATCGCGCGCCCCGGCCCGACCATCCGGGACAACCGTGCGGTGACGGCGATGGCCCGCCTCCTGCTCCACCCGCACATCCCCAACATCCAGACGAGCTGGGTGAAGCTGGGCGCGGAGGGCGCGGCGGAGATGCTGCGCTCGGGCGCCAACGACCTCGGTGGCACGCTGATGGAGGAGACGATCTCCCGGATGGCGGGCTCCTCCTACGGCTCCTACAAGTCGGTCAAGGACCTGATCGCGGTGGCCGAGGCGGCGGGCCGCCCCGCCCGTCCGCGCACCACGCTGTACGGCGAGGTCCCGGAGGAGCGGCAGCGGGCGGCGACGGCCTCGGACGGGCACCTGCCCGAGCTGCTGCCGGTGCTGGACTGA
- a CDS encoding LLM class F420-dependent oxidoreductase, translated as MRIAVTIFLTDETITPTRLARELEQRGFAGLYLPEHTHIPVERTTPYPAGGELPPEYGRTLDPFVALGQAAAVTERLGLGTGITLVAQHDPVALAKQIATVDHLSDGRLTLGIGFGWNVEEAADHGVDWRTRRDLVRDRMALMRALWTEEPTAHEGEFGSVRASYAYPKPVRKPRGPVVGPRTLVGGAAGPKLFSHVCDYTDGWMPIGGRGLTETLPVLRQAWTDTGRDPAALQVVPYAIYPNPGKLAHYADLGIEEVVAQLPPAGEADVLRALDKYAEFL; from the coding sequence ATGAGAATCGCCGTCACGATCTTCCTGACCGACGAGACGATCACCCCGACCCGGCTCGCCCGCGAGCTGGAGCAGCGTGGCTTCGCCGGGCTGTATCTGCCCGAGCACACCCACATCCCGGTCGAGCGGACCACGCCCTATCCGGCGGGCGGTGAGCTGCCGCCCGAGTACGGCCGTACCCTCGACCCCTTCGTCGCGCTCGGCCAGGCCGCCGCCGTGACCGAGCGGCTCGGCCTCGGCACCGGGATCACGCTGGTCGCCCAGCACGACCCCGTCGCGCTGGCCAAGCAGATCGCCACCGTCGACCATCTCTCCGACGGGCGGCTCACCCTCGGCATCGGCTTCGGCTGGAACGTGGAGGAGGCCGCCGACCACGGCGTCGACTGGCGCACCCGGCGGGATCTCGTCCGCGACCGGATGGCGCTGATGCGCGCGCTGTGGACGGAGGAACCGACCGCCCACGAGGGCGAGTTCGGGTCGGTACGGGCCTCCTACGCCTACCCGAAGCCGGTACGGAAGCCGCGCGGCCCGGTCGTCGGCCCCCGCACGCTGGTCGGCGGCGCGGCGGGCCCCAAGCTCTTCTCCCACGTCTGCGACTACACCGACGGCTGGATGCCCATCGGCGGCCGCGGCCTGACCGAGACCCTGCCGGTGCTGCGCCAAGCCTGGACGGACACCGGCCGCGACCCCGCCGCCCTCCAGGTCGTCCCGTACGCGATCTACCCCAACCCCGGAAAGCTCGCGCACTACGCGGACCTGGGCATCGAGGAGGTCGTGGCGCAGCTGCCACCGGCGGGGGAAGCGGACGTGCTGCGGGCCTTGGACAAATACGCCGAGTTCCTCTGA